The Miscanthus floridulus cultivar M001 chromosome 17, ASM1932011v1, whole genome shotgun sequence genome has a window encoding:
- the LOC136518733 gene encoding uncharacterized protein, whose product MDSGVPAPAPAPAAAPAAAKDKLCRRCKTSYDPSVNTRLSCRFHPSFFVCRRHDDQKRYYELRDGDPPYAAKFYDCCGAEDPDAPGCTTDLHRSYDDAQG is encoded by the exons ATGGATTCCGGCgtgcctgcccctgcccctgcccctgccgccGCACCCGCGGCGGCCAAAGACAAGCTGTGCCGGCGGTGCAAGACGAGCTACGATCCCTCGGTCAACACGCGCCTCTCCTGCAGGTTCCACCCTTCCTTCTTCGTCTGCCGTCGACACGACGACCAGAAGAG GTACTACGAGCTCCGCGACGGCGACCCTCCCTACGCCGCCAAGTTCTACGACTGCTGCGGCGCCGAGGACCCCGACGCTCCCGGATGCACCACAGACCTGCACCGTTCCTACGACGACGCCCAGGGCTAG
- the LOC136518352 gene encoding probable carbohydrate esterase At4g34215, whose amino-acid sequence MAQLLSALPMLMLLPFLLFLATAGAAGAEEAATASASATASSPTLVFLLAGQSNMGGRGGATSGTWDGVVPPDCAPSPRILRLSPSLRWEEAREPLHAGIDLHNVLGVGPGMPFAHALLRSWRSGRRRPAVVGLVPCAQGATPIANWSRGTPLYDRMLARARAAMQQTANGPRPRLAALLWYQGEADTIRRQDADVYTSRMEAFVRDVRRDLGMPDLLVIQVGLATGQGKFVDIVREAQRRVSLHNVKYVDAKGLPVASDYTHLTTPAQVQLGKMLAASYLAATL is encoded by the coding sequence ATGGCGCAACTGCTCTCAGCACTCCCAATGCTCATGCTGctccctttcctcctcttcctggcCACCGCAGGTGCAGCAGGGGCAGAGGAGGCAGCcactgcctccgcctccgccaccgcctccaGCCCGACGCTGGTGTTCCTCCTTGCGGGGCAGTCCAACatgggcggccgcggcggcgccacCAGCGGCACCTGGGACGGCGTGGTGCCGCCCGACTGCGCGCCCTCCCCGCGCATCCTCCGCCTCTCCCCGTCCCTTCGCTGGGAGGAGGCCCGGGAGCCGCTGCACGCCGGCATCGACCTGCACAACGTGCTCGGGGTCGGCCCCGGGATGCCCTTCGCGCACGCGCTCCTGCGGTCCTGGcgctccggccgccgccgccccgccgtCGTGGGGCTCGTCCCCTGCGCGCAGGGCGCCACGCCCATCGCCAACTGGTCCCGCGGCACGCCGCTGTACGACCGCATGCTCGCGCGCGcaagggccgccatgcagcagACGGCCAACGGGCCCAGGCCCAGGCTCGCCGCGCTGCTGTGGTACCAGGGCGAGGCCGACACCATCAGGCGCCAGGACGCCGACGTCTACACGTCCCGCATGGAGGCCTTCGTCCGCGACGTCAGGCGGGACCTCGGCATGCCGGACCTGCTCGTCATCCAGGTCGGGCTCGCCACGGGGCAGGGCAAGTTCGTCGACATCGTCAGGGAGGCGCAGAGGAGGGTCAGCCTCCACAACGTCAAGTACGTGGACGCCAAGGGCCTGCCCGTCGCCAGCGACTACACGCATCTTACCACGCCGGCGCAGGTGCAGCTGGGGAAGATGCTCGCCGCCTCCTACCTGGCAGCTACGCTCTGA
- the LOC136518134 gene encoding probable carbohydrate esterase At4g34215: MVLLLLLLVAVASSSLSQEGVVAADVPPSNKLIFILAGQSNMAGRGGVVANRWDGVVPGDCAPSPAVLRLSPDLRWEEAREPLHAGIDADHHAVGVGPGMAFANALLRSGHAGSPVVGLVPCAVGGTRMAEWGKGTELYAEMLRRARVAVETGGRIGALLWYQGESDTVRWSDATEYGRRMGMLVRDLRADLGIPHLLVIQVGLASGLGQYTQVVRDAQKGIKLRNVRFVDAMGLPLQDGHLHLSTQAQVQLGHMLAQSYLNDGTSQL, from the exons ATggtgctcctcctcctgctcctcgtcGCCGTCGCCTCGTCCTCCCTATCCCAGGAGGGCGTCGTCGCCGCCGACGTGCCGCCGTCCAACAAGCTGATCTTCATCCTGGCGGGGCAGTCCAACATGGCCGGGCGCGGTGGGGTGGTGGCGAACCGCTGGGACGGCGTGGTGCCGGGCGACTGCGCGCCGTCCCCCGCGGTGCTCCGCCTCTCGCCCGACCTGCGGTGGGAGGAGGCGCGGGAGCCGCTGCACGCCGGCATCGACGCCGACCACCACGCCGTCGGGGTGGGGCCCGGGATGGCGTTCGCCAACGCGCTGCTGCGGTCGGGCCACGCGGGGAGCCCCGTGGTGGGGCTCGTCCCCTGCGCCGTGGGAGGCACGCGGATGGCGGAGTGGGGCAAGGGCACCGAGCTCTACGCCGAGATGCTGCGCCGGGCCAGGGTCGCCGTCGAGACCGGGGGACGCATCGGGGCGCTGCTGTGGTACCAGGGGGAGAGCGACACCGTCAGGTGGTCCGACGCCACCGAGTACGGCCGCCGGATGGGCATGCTTGTCCGCGATCTCCGCGCCGATCTCGGCATCCCGCACCTCCTCGTCATCCAG GTAGGGTTAGCATCAGGCCTAGGACAGTATACTCAAGTCGTACGGGATGCTCAGAAAGGGATCAAACTTCGCAACGTCAGATTCGTTGATGCAATGGGGTTGCCATTGCAAGATGGCCATCTGCATCTAAGCACCCAAGCTCAAGTCCAGCTAGGACATATGTTGGCTCAGTCCTATTTGAATGATGGTACATCCCAGCTCTAG